The nucleotide sequence GCTGGACAGGGCGGTGTCTGCCGGCACTGCCCAATAAAACCAACTTGTTGACCAGTTCCGGACGTTGAATGCATACCCCCAGTGAAGCCGCACCCCCCATCGAATTGCCGACCAGATTTAACTTGGAGACGTTCATAGATTGAATGACTCCAATAAGATGATCGATCCTGGCCTGGTTCGAATATTCAAAGGTAGCTGGATCGGGCTTGTCCGTTTTTCCAAACCCGACCATATCAATGGCCACCGCACGAAATCCTGCAGCCGCAAAGCGGGGCAGCGTATCTTTCCAGTTCCCCCAAGCGTCCGCACCCGCTCCTCCACCATGGACGAAGAGGACCGTTTCGCCGCTACCTGTTTCCCACACATGCGTCTTAATGCCGTTGGCCACAATATAGTCTTCTCTCAACTCGTCTGCCATGTTTTTCCTCCTCATACGATAGTGGTAGAAGTTCTCTTTCGTAGAATTTCCAAGAGGTCCGGAACTGCTGGGGTAACGTTCTTCCTTGATACCCCCTTTACACTTAAATGTTGATACTGAGTTTTCAGGTTTAATTTTAGAATTACAACGGCGAAATGTCAAGAGCCCGATCCGTTAACATCTTGTCGAAAGGGGGTTCTCTCATGAACCCGGATTTCGAAGTTTCTGGCCCTCGGAATGTTTAAGAATGGTTATTCATTCCTGAATGTTGAGTAGGAGGGGGCAGCTGGCCCCCGTCCTCCCACACCACCGGACATGCGGTTCTGCATGCGGCGGTTCACGAAGCTTAACGACGCCAACGGTAACGTTCGCGTCTGCCTGGGCTTCCTTCGGATTCCACCTCGCAATGGACACCCTCGTCTTGAGCCAGCACACTCATCGCCTACAGTGGCGTTTCACCGCCGAGTCAACACCCATGCCGAGCGCACAACAAATGCGGAAAGAAAAATTCCCCTTTTTTTCGTTTCAAGCTTCTCTTTAGGCTTGTTCCGTCCGACCCGACAGTAACCGTCCGGCCCGGGGTACAATCGGATCCAGTTCTAACACCGTTAACAATCGGTACACGGTCGCCGTCGCGGCCGATAACACCGGCAGTCCCACTTTGTCCTCCACCACCTGAATCGCGGGAAGCGAAGGCATTTGGACACACGCAGACAGAACGAGGGCTTCGGCACGGCTCAAATCAAGCCCATCGACGACTGCGGGTAAATTCATCGGATCCAGTCGCCCGACGGCGAGGTTATCCGCCACCTCCAGACTGACAGAGTCCGTCACTTCGATGCCGTATGACTGAATATACCCAACCACCAACTCTGTCAACGGTTTGACGTAAGGAGCCACCACGGCCACCCGCTTCACTCCAAGGGCCTCAATGCCGGCAATTAGAGCGCCCGCACTGCTGATCACCGGAATCGGGGCGCCATTCTCCCGAGCCACACGCTGCAGCCGTGTCTCCGAACACTCGTGATACCCGGCTCCCTGAGACATGATGGCCACCAAACAGGCATAAGCCATCGCGTCACACCGGGCATCGGACAACTCTATAGCGCAACGATCGCTGTCTTTGTCCATTTGCGCCAGTTCTTCTTTCGTTACGTGCTGCATCCGCATACGGCTGCTGTGAAATGTAAATGTTACATCCGGATCGATCTCCTCTGATCGCGCCCTTAACATCGCCGGGATCTCTGTCTCCATCGTCGTGTTGGAACTCGGCACGATCAGGCCAATCCGGTAGTTTCTCTTCATCCTGCTTCTCCCCTTCCCTGAACGGGAGTACAGTGGCCTTCCCCTGATATCCAAATGTAACCCTGCATTGGACGGGTTTCAGTGATCAGGCATTCCGACACCCGTCCCTTCAACCATCTGCCTCCCAGGCACATCCAGTGGAGATGATTCACGACCTGATCCACCGAGACGTCGGTTATCCACTTCGACACGTGGGAACGACCATCAATCCATCGTTCCGGTGCCTCGCCGACCGTTCCCCACCCGATAGCAAACGATTGTGAGTCAGGGACCTCGTATACCGCTGCGATGGCGAAGACAAGTCGTTTGTTTCCGAGGGTCACCGCCACGCGGGCTCCGCACAATGTCTCGGAATCCATGGTTGCAACACGACGACACAGGCTGCCGTATCGAAAAGGTCCGTTGGTGCCCCGCATGCGGATCACTCACTTTTCATCCACGTTCACCGAGAACTCGCCGATCCGCTCAATCCGGATCCGCACCACGTCCCCCTTCGCGATCGGCCCCACCCCCTCCGGCGTCCCCGTCGTCACAATGTCTCCCGGGTACAACGTCATCACATGGCTGACCACTTCAAAAAACCGGTAGCAATCATAGATCAAATCCCGCGTATTGGCATGCTGCCGCCGCTCCCCGTTCACCCACAGCTCCATCTCCAACCGGTGCGGGTCCCCCACCTCGTCCGCCGTCACGATCCACGGTCCGATCGGCGTGAACGTGTCGAACGACTTGCGCATCGGCCGGTCCTCTTTCCCCCGCACCGTGATGTCCATCAGCGCAAAATACCCGAAGATATACTCCGCCGCCCTCGACGCGGGTACATCCTTCGCCTTTCTCCCTACCACAAAGGCCAGCTCCGCCTCATGGTCCGTCCGCCGGTCCCGGTACGGCAAAAGCACCGTCTCCCCCGGTCCGATGATCGATGACGGCGCCTTCAGAAAAAAACCCAGCCCCTCCACCGTCGACGCGATGTTCATCTCCTGCTGGTGCAACACGTAGTTGACCGGCGCCGCCACGATCTTGCTCGGCCCGGGTACCGGCGCCCGCAACCGCACCTCCGACAACGCCTGAGACCCTCCCGCCTCCAAACGTCTCTCGATCGCCGGCCGCACCTCCGCAAACCGCTCCATCACCCGCACCAACGATTCCTGCACCCGTCCCGGGTCCCACCCCACCACCTCTCCCACATCCACCATGCGGTCTCCCTGCACCACACCCAACCGGTTCTCATTGAATACCGCCAATTTCATCTGCACCCATCCCGCCTTCCGTACCCGTTTTCTGCCGCATCCTTTTCCCCGACTTCCCCGCCGGCCGCTCACCGCAGAGGCTCGAACACCCGGACCACGTCCTGCCACCCGGTCGGGTGGGCCTCCTCCCGCTCCAGCCCCAGCTTCTCCATCACCGGACGGTCATTGATCGAGAACAAATACGCCTCCGTCTCTCCCGTGTTCACATGCTCATGCCACGCCCACGGCGGCACCACAAAGAAATCTCCCGCCTCCCAGTCAAACCGCTCCCCGTTGATCACCGTGTACCCCCGTCCTTCTTTCACGTGGTACACCGCGCTGCTCACATGCCGGTGCGCCTGGGTGTGCATCCCCGGCGCCAGCTTTTGGATCCAGCTCCCAATCCGCGCGTCGGCCGATTCCCCGTTGTTCGGATTGATATACTCCAGTGCGTATCCATCGCACGGGTCCGCCTCCAGTTCCGACAAACGGTCCAACGCCCGCTGGGTCTGCTCCCACGTGTACAGAATCAACGACGACGGATATCCGCCCTCTCCCCGCCGGGCCCCCACCGGCCGCATCATTCCTCCCGCATACCGCAGCGCCGAATAATTGGGCGGATACTTCACCGGGTGTCGATCTTCCGGATACGGCTCGAAAAACGACACCTTCAGCCGATCCAGCAGCGGCACGTCCAGCCCGTCCATCCACATCATCGGCTCCGTCCCCTCATGGCCGTGATCGTGCCACGTCCACGGCGGCGTCAGGATGAAATCCCCTTTCTCCATGTAGACTTTTTCGCCCTCCACCGTCGTGTACGCCTTCTCCCCCTCCAGGATGAACCGGATCGCCCCCTGAATGTGCCGGTGGGACGGCGCCACCTCCCCGGGCAACAACAACTGAATCCCCGCGTACAGCGTCCGGGTCGCCGCCATGGGAATCCCCTTGGCCTTCAGCCCCGGATTCTCCAGATAGATCACCCGGCGCTCCCCGCCCCGCTCCGGCGTCACCAGCTCCCCGCTGCGCAACACCCGTTCCCGGATGACCGACCATTTCCACAGGTACGGCACCGCGTCGGTGGCCGGCTCCTTGGTGATGACTCCTTGGATCACCGCCCAGAGCGGACCCAGGTAATACCGTTCAATCTCCTCGTGAAACGCCTCCAGCTCTGGAGACCACGTGTGTTCTTCCGCCCCCATTTTTCCCACGCCTCCTTCAATCTCTCGGTCACTTCGAAGTCTGAAAATCGGCACAGGCCACGTTCCATTCCCGAATCTCCGCTTCCATTCCCTTGGCTCGACAGGCAGGATCTTCTCCCACTGTCCGTTCGGCCAAGACCTCAAGGCCACTGTCAGCCATCCGTCACTAGTACATGTTTCTAAAAACCGCTTACTTAATATAGGGGAGAACTTCTTGTGCAAATCGTTCCATTTGCAACATCGTATCCTTGTGCGGTAGTCCTCCGACGTTGAAATAGAGAATCACTTCATCAATCCCGGCCGCCTCCACATCCTTGAGCACCCGGATGCAATGTTCCGCATCCCCGTTAATGATGCTCCGCTCACTCAAATCCTCCGTTTTCATATTACTCAATCGCTGGACAATATCAAGAAAATACCGAATGGAAGGAGGTGTCTTCTCGGGATCCTGTGGGAAGGCCGGTAAAATTCCCCGGAAATACTTCAGCATTCTGCGAGCCATACTTTCGACTTCCCATTTATTTTTAGATACTTGAATAAAATACGAGCATTTGACTTTCGTGTCCTGAAATCCATTTTCCTCGGCCGTCCGGCGAAATTGCGCCGCCGCTTCCTGAACATTGCCGAAGACCATAGCCGCGGCGAAAGGAGCAAAGATCACATTGAATCCGAGACTGGCCGCCTTTTCAAGGGACGGTCGGCTGAACGAAGCAACATACACAGGCGGATGCGGGGACTGAACCGGACGGGGAACCACCTCAATTTCCGGAATTTGAAAATGTTTACCCTCATACGACACTGCCCTCTTCGTCCAAGCTTCTTTGATGATATCCAATTGTTCGAAAAAGATTTCTTGACTCAGGTTATAGTCGATACCAAAGACTCTGTACTCTCGCTCGTCATACCCGCGCCCGGCTGAGAAAATCGTTCGCCCGTTACTCAGCACATCCAACAACGCGTACTCCTCCGCCATCCGAATCGGATGATTCACAGGCAACAACACCGTCGCCGGAGCCAATTCAATCCGCTTCGTCCGAGCTGCCACATGGGCCAAGAGCATGGAAGGCGAAGGCAACACGCCAAACAATCCGAAATGATGTTCAGGGACCCACACCGAATGAAATCCAAGCTCTTCGGCGTAGACTGCCTCCTCTACGAGAGAGCGAATCATCTGTTGCGGATTCTGCTGAGTTTCCTCATAAAGAGGGGGATTGTCCGTCAATGTAAAATAGCCGATCTTCATGAATTAGCACCTCCATTTGAGATCTCCAATCAAACGTTTGCCGTCATTCTCTCCCTCGGTAGCCCAACATTGAACATAACTCCTGTGCGGATTGCCGTAGACTGACGTTTAATGGATGGTTTCTGCTCACAACGGACTGGAGTATGCTCGCGGTAAGATCAAAGTGGTCGATCGCGGCCATCCCCCCATTCGATCATCCGGGACCTATGGTCTCAGCAGACAGGATGAGTAACTGCATCCGACCAAAACTGGTTAAATACCGACGGACGTTGCTTTTGGCATCCGCAACACTATTCCAAATTATGAAAACGGTAGCAGAGCTGCCCGGGCAACAAGAGTTTGGAGACTTTTTTCTATCAATTTTCTCCGGATCGAATTCCCAAACCCTTGTTGCATTTTGATATCCACGAACCACCCCCTCCGAAATTTATTATTAGTAAACTCAATTTACTAAAATTAAATGATAGTGTAATTATAATCGAACCATTCTTTCCTGTCAAGAATTCGCAATCACTCCGTTAAAATCTTACCGAAAGGGGAGTGGCTCACTCATGAAGAAACCTTACCGAAGGGATCGCGGTGCGGATGTCCATGCAAAGCTTGAGGAGCTTGGTTCGAAGGGCGTCGTAGAGGACAAGCAATCTGTAGAAGATGGAACTCCTGAGCCAGGTAACCAAGAACCTGACCCTGGTTCAGCATGGCCTGAATCACCCAATTTGCGGATGATCAATCAGATAATAGGGATGTCGGACTCAACACGCCGATGGGGTTCGTGCTGAAGGTTCGAAAAAAGGGACATCGAAAAAGGCTCTTCCCGGAGAACCCTTGACAGGAAAGAATGGGGCAACTACAATGATATTGTAATTTAATTTTAGTAAATTATGCTTATTAATAGTGAATTTTAAAGGGTGATGGTGTATGGGTATCAAAAGTAAAGAGGGTCTGGGGATTCAATCTGTGGAAACTGCGGTCAAAATTCTTCAGACTCTCGTTGCCCACTCAACCCCGATATCGTTGACAGAATTTGCAGGGTTGTTGGGGATGTCCAAAAGCAAGCTCCATCGGTATTTAACGAGTCTGTGTCGGATGCAGTTGCTCATCCAGTCTGCGGAAACAGATTTATATGCTCTCGGGCCGAGGATGATCGAATGGGGGTTAGCCGCCATGGACCAATATGATCTTACTGCGGCGGCGGTTCCCGTTATGAAGAATTTTGTAAACAAGGTCGATGAATCGATTGCTCTCGCGATCTGGTCGGATAAAGGTCCGTTGTTTGTTTCAGTTCAAAAAAGCACCAAGCAGATCAATATAGGGATCCGGGTGGGTTCCTACATTCCGGTGTCCACCAGTGCAACCGGACAGGTTTTTGCCGCGTACAACCGCGACGATCTGCGGATTCGAGCATTTCTCGAAGAAGAGTGCAGGGTAAGGGGAATTCCCTTGGATCAGGTAGAGCAAGAACTTCACATCGTCCGTCAGAGGGGGTTTGGATTTACTCGGGGCGGGGTGATTCAGGGATTGGGGGCAGTGGCCGTCCCCGTTCTGAATCATTCGTGCAACACGGAAGGGGTCTTGACCTTGATTACGGTCGAGTCCAGTGTGAGCACCGACAGAAACCATCCGTTAAATGTCGCTCTACGGGAATCTGCACAGGAGTTATCTTCCTTGCTGGGCTATCGAGGGAGAGTATGACAGCAGATGCATCATTGGAGATCCCTTCCCGCAGGATCCCGAGAAGACGCCTCCCTCCATCCGATATTTTCTCGATGTTGCTTAAACAATATGAAAACGGAGGGCTTGAGCATCCCAAGCCTTCCGCGCCAAGCAGTGGACCCAGATTTCGACCCTTTTGCCCATTGATCAGGCGCTCTTCATACGCGTAAGTCGGAGCGCCATTATTCGCCGACTGCGGATACGTGGGAGGAAAAATCTTCTGCTCCGGCCCGCCGGGAGGTTGCAGCGGCAAACGCTAATTTTTCAGTTCGGCGGGACCGTTGAATTCACATTCCGGGTCTTTTGGGGAGGTACAGGACACCCCGCACACCCTCCGGCCTCAGCATTCACCACTGAGGGGAACCGGGAGAATTTTTCACGGCGAACGGCTAGGCTGACGGTGCCGACAAGAACCGAGATTAGCGTAAGCAATGCCATTGCCACGCGATACGCTCGCGGCTCCATTCCGC is from Kyrpidia tusciae DSM 2912 and encodes:
- a CDS encoding alpha/beta fold hydrolase — protein: MADELREDYIVANGIKTHVWETGSGETVLFVHGGGAGADAWGNWKDTLPRFAAAGFRAVAIDMVGFGKTDKPDPATFEYSNQARIDHLIGVIQSMNVSKLNLVGNSMGGAASLGVCIQRPELVNKLVLLGSAGRHRPVQRSEELNAVLKYTPGREQMYKIVRGLTNPKFEVDEAMVDYRLALSQSPGTMEAYIGTMKWVEKNGMFYEDEELQSIPHKTLVIHGKNDRMVPIDESWEICRLIENAWMHIIPNCGHWAMIEHPDEFCAVTLYFLKNA
- a CDS encoding maleate cis-trans isomerase family protein, translating into MKRNYRIGLIVPSSNTTMETEIPAMLRARSEEIDPDVTFTFHSSRMRMQHVTKEELAQMDKDSDRCAIELSDARCDAMAYACLVAIMSQGAGYHECSETRLQRVARENGAPIPVISSAGALIAGIEALGVKRVAVVAPYVKPLTELVVGYIQSYGIEVTDSVSLEVADNLAVGRLDPMNLPAVVDGLDLSRAEALVLSACVQMPSLPAIQVVEDKVGLPVLSAATATVYRLLTVLELDPIVPRAGRLLSGRTEQA
- a CDS encoding fumarylacetoacetate hydrolase family protein gives rise to the protein MKLAVFNENRLGVVQGDRMVDVGEVVGWDPGRVQESLVRVMERFAEVRPAIERRLEAGGSQALSEVRLRAPVPGPSKIVAAPVNYVLHQQEMNIASTVEGLGFFLKAPSSIIGPGETVLLPYRDRRTDHEAELAFVVGRKAKDVPASRAAEYIFGYFALMDITVRGKEDRPMRKSFDTFTPIGPWIVTADEVGDPHRLEMELWVNGERRQHANTRDLIYDCYRFFEVVSHVMTLYPGDIVTTGTPEGVGPIAKGDVVRIRIERIGEFSVNVDEK
- a CDS encoding cupin domain-containing protein, with product MGAEEHTWSPELEAFHEEIERYYLGPLWAVIQGVITKEPATDAVPYLWKWSVIRERVLRSGELVTPERGGERRVIYLENPGLKAKGIPMAATRTLYAGIQLLLPGEVAPSHRHIQGAIRFILEGEKAYTTVEGEKVYMEKGDFILTPPWTWHDHGHEGTEPMMWMDGLDVPLLDRLKVSFFEPYPEDRHPVKYPPNYSALRYAGGMMRPVGARRGEGGYPSSLILYTWEQTQRALDRLSELEADPCDGYALEYINPNNGESADARIGSWIQKLAPGMHTQAHRHVSSAVYHVKEGRGYTVINGERFDWEAGDFFVVPPWAWHEHVNTGETEAYLFSINDRPVMEKLGLEREEAHPTGWQDVVRVFEPLR
- a CDS encoding LLM class flavin-dependent oxidoreductase is translated as MKIGYFTLTDNPPLYEETQQNPQQMIRSLVEEAVYAEELGFHSVWVPEHHFGLFGVLPSPSMLLAHVAARTKRIELAPATVLLPVNHPIRMAEEYALLDVLSNGRTIFSAGRGYDEREYRVFGIDYNLSQEIFFEQLDIIKEAWTKRAVSYEGKHFQIPEIEVVPRPVQSPHPPVYVASFSRPSLEKAASLGFNVIFAPFAAAMVFGNVQEAAAQFRRTAEENGFQDTKVKCSYFIQVSKNKWEVESMARRMLKYFRGILPAFPQDPEKTPPSIRYFLDIVQRLSNMKTEDLSERSIINGDAEHCIRVLKDVEAAGIDEVILYFNVGGLPHKDTMLQMERFAQEVLPYIK
- a CDS encoding IclR family transcriptional regulator yields the protein MGIKSKEGLGIQSVETAVKILQTLVAHSTPISLTEFAGLLGMSKSKLHRYLTSLCRMQLLIQSAETDLYALGPRMIEWGLAAMDQYDLTAAAVPVMKNFVNKVDESIALAIWSDKGPLFVSVQKSTKQINIGIRVGSYIPVSTSATGQVFAAYNRDDLRIRAFLEEECRVRGIPLDQVEQELHIVRQRGFGFTRGGVIQGLGAVAVPVLNHSCNTEGVLTLITVESSVSTDRNHPLNVALRESAQELSSLLGYRGRV